The nucleotide sequence AGGAGAGTTCATAAACACCTTCCTGGGAACCGCCGCAACCAGCCAGAGCGAACTGCCCAAGTAAAACAAGTGCCAGAGTTGCTGTAAAAAATTTCCTTTTCACTGTAGTTCTCCACAACCTGATTATTCCCCAAAAAACAAATCCGGGCCAACCCGGAGTAACAAGTTGTGGGGTAATTTAACACAGTACGTTTAGAGTAGTCAATCGGTATCGGTTCCCTGACAAGCCGCAGTAAAAAATTTTATGTTATTAACAGGAAAGCATCCTGATTCGGAGCTTAAACAGTATACTAACTCTGTTAATGGCTTGCATCTCGGTTTATAATGATATGGCTATGGAAACCCTGCAAAATATATATGTTGGGACCTCGGGCTGGAGCTACCCCAAGGGGGAAGGTACCTGGAAGGGGCATTTTTACCCGCCGGGAACCACCAATGAACTCACCTACTACAGCAATTTTTTCAATACGGTAGAAATCAACAGTTCTTTTTACCGGCCGCCGGACCCGAGGATTGCTGCCAATTGGGCAAACGCCGTGCCGGAAGGCTTTCTATTTTCGGTAAAATTATGGCAGAAGTTTACCCATCCGGATATGTACCAGGCAGCTACTGGCCAGGAAGCGGTTATTTCTCTGGCTGATGTTGACCTGTTTAAATCTTCAATAGAGCCAATTGCCGTAGCCGGTCAATTGGGAGCCTTGCTTGCACAGTTTCCACCGGGTTTTACCAATACCCGCCAAAACCAGCGTACGTTGCGGGAAGTGGTAGAGGCTTTTCGGGATTACCGCCTGGCAGTGGAGCTTCGCCACCGCAGTTGGAGCGATGATGCCGCTACCGCCCGTTTGCTAAGAGAAAGCGGCACATCTTGGGTCAGGATAGATGAACCCAGGTTCAGTTCATCGGTTGCGCAGGAGCTTCCCCAGACGGCTGACCATAGCTATTTTCGCCTGCATGGCCGTAACCGGGAAATGTGGTGGAAAGGCAATGTAGAAACCCGCTACAAATACCTCTATTCGGCTGGCGAAATTGCCCAGTTGGCAGAACAGGTCAAGCAAGTTGGGCAAAAGTCCAACAGCACCTTTATTTATTTCAACAACCATTGGCAAGCCTATGCGCCCCGCAATGCAATGGATATGATGCGTGCGCTGCAGCTGCCATTAAAAGCCATTCCGCCCATGTTTTTAACACTGGAATAAAAAAACACATCTGGGGACAAGCATGGATATTCGTGAACATAACCGGGGTGCCTGGGACCGCCTGGTAGAGCAGCAAAATGAATGGACTGTACCGGTTTCAAGTGACATTATTGAAAAAGCCCACCATGGTCAATAGTCATGACCCCCTTAAAACCGGTACCGCGAGAATGGTTCCCGCCCTCGATAAAGGGATTGGAAATTTTATGTCTTGCTTCCGGGGGTGGTCAACAATGACCGGTTCTGGCTGCTACTGGAGCGCATGTAATCGTCCTGGACAATTCCCCCAGGCAACTTGCACAGGATAAGATGGTTGCGGAAAGAGAGGGGCTGGAAATGCGTTTGATAGAAGGAGATATGCGAGATCTATCCGTATTTCAGATGAGACTTTTGACTGTATCGTCCATCCCACTTCCAATTTATTTGTGCCAGATGTAAAACCGGTATGGAGGGAGTGCTACCGGGTGCTAAAGTCAGGTGGAACACTGATTGCCGGGTTCTGCAACCCGATAATGTATATGTTTGATCTCAAGCTGGAGCAGCAGGGTATACTCCAGGTTAAATACGCAGTTTCGTATTCTGACCAGTTATACCAATACGCTTGTTACCACACGGGCATTAAAACCGGCTTGCTAAGCCGTGCAGGCCGGTACAATACAAGATAACCAGGATAAAGTTATTCTTCGGTGATGGTGATGGTGATGGTGTTAATAACGTCTCCCTGCCGGATGCTTTCCAGGATAGCCATATCACTGGTCATTTTTCCAAAAACAGAGTGGCGGTTATCCAGGTGGGGCTGGGGAGAATAGGTAATAAAAAACTGGCTGCCGTTGGTATTGGGGCCGGCATTGGCCATGGAGAGTGCTCCGGCAACATGGGCG is from Dehalococcoidales bacterium and encodes:
- a CDS encoding DUF72 domain-containing protein; translated protein: METLQNIYVGTSGWSYPKGEGTWKGHFYPPGTTNELTYYSNFFNTVEINSSFYRPPDPRIAANWANAVPEGFLFSVKLWQKFTHPDMYQAATGQEAVISLADVDLFKSSIEPIAVAGQLGALLAQFPPGFTNTRQNQRTLREVVEAFRDYRLAVELRHRSWSDDAATARLLRESGTSWVRIDEPRFSSSVAQELPQTADHSYFRLHGRNREMWWKGNVETRYKYLYSAGEIAQLAEQVKQVGQKSNSTFIYFNNHWQAYAPRNAMDMMRALQLPLKAIPPMFLTLE
- a CDS encoding methyltransferase domain-containing protein, coding for MRISDETFDCIVHPTSNLFVPDVKPVWRECYRVLKSGGTLIAGFCNPIMYMFDLKLEQQGILQVKYAVSYSDQLYQYACYHTGIKTGLLSRAGRYNTR